In a single window of the Candidatus Hydrogenedentota bacterium genome:
- a CDS encoding RNA polymerase sigma factor gives MCADLIGPLYGYALSLVGNRHLAEDLVQDTFMRLVNLMRDEKLRNRSGTVRSLVFTILHNLAIDRRRTAKLTVPLDDTIPARTDPSLEHAALRDEIDVALAQIPVNYREAIALREFGELSYDEIAKTLNATLPEVRTWIHRGRKQLATLLSHHQRYAAANEDRSS, from the coding sequence ATGTGTGCCGATCTCATTGGCCCGCTCTACGGCTACGCGTTGAGTCTTGTGGGAAACCGGCACTTGGCCGAAGACTTGGTGCAAGACACCTTCATGCGCCTGGTAAACCTCATGCGCGACGAGAAACTCAGGAATCGCTCCGGGACGGTGCGTTCACTGGTATTCACAATACTGCACAATCTCGCGATTGACCGCCGGCGAACAGCAAAACTCACCGTTCCTCTTGACGACACTATCCCGGCCCGAACCGATCCCTCGCTCGAGCACGCCGCGTTGCGCGACGAGATAGACGTGGCGCTGGCTCAGATTCCTGTCAACTATCGAGAAGCGATCGCCCTGCGGGAGTTCGGTGAGCTTTCTTACGATGAAATCGCGAAGACCCTGAATGCGACCTTGCCCGAGGTGAGGACGTGGATTCACCGGGGCCGCAAGCAATTGGCCACATTGTTGAGCCATCACCAGCGCTACGCGGCTGCAAACGAGGACCGTTCTTCATGA